Proteins from a genomic interval of Rhodococcus rhodochrous:
- a CDS encoding FMN-binding glutamate synthase family protein, with the protein MGWSKTLGIPAAAAAAVGAYDLVQKRHSLLRNFPILGHARYVLESLGPELRQYITTNNDEERPFNRDQRRWIYASSKNVTNTFGFGSDNDIEYTDGYTIIKHRTFSDLPPSAAPHGGEKVSIPSAKVLGAARGRARAFRPGSFVNISAMSFGSLSGAAVEALNRGAGAAGCLQNTGEGGLTNYHRNGGELIFQIGTGYFGCRDEDGHFDLARLKRVVESAPIRALEIKLSQGAKPGLGGLLPGAKVTPEIAEVRGIPVGKDCVSPSRHTEFHDIDSLLDWVELLAAETGLPVGIKSAVGDTTFWDELTRRMSETDRGVDFVTIDGGEGGTGAAPLVFADAVSLPFRSGFARVYATFAEAGLTDDVTFIGAGKLGLPDNAVVAMALGCDMVNVAREPMFSIGCIQAQKCHTDRCPTGVATQNRWLTRGLDVPSKADRVADYIGALRRDVFKIAQATGVVHPGLITVDDIEIADGNRHAVTLREMYGYRDGWGLPSQADREEITRLMTAEAVTTPGGTEASTATS; encoded by the coding sequence ATGGGATGGTCGAAAACGCTCGGTATCCCGGCCGCTGCGGCGGCCGCCGTCGGTGCCTACGATCTTGTGCAGAAACGACATTCGCTGCTGCGGAACTTCCCAATTCTCGGGCATGCGCGTTACGTCCTGGAGTCGTTGGGCCCCGAACTGCGGCAGTACATCACGACGAACAACGACGAGGAACGTCCGTTCAATCGCGACCAGCGCAGGTGGATCTACGCGTCGTCGAAGAACGTCACAAACACCTTCGGTTTCGGCAGCGACAACGACATCGAGTACACCGACGGGTACACGATCATCAAGCACCGCACCTTCTCGGACCTGCCGCCGTCGGCCGCTCCTCACGGTGGTGAGAAGGTCTCCATTCCGTCCGCGAAGGTCCTCGGCGCCGCGCGCGGGCGTGCCCGTGCCTTCCGTCCCGGATCGTTCGTCAACATCTCCGCGATGAGCTTCGGCTCGCTGTCCGGTGCCGCCGTGGAGGCACTCAACCGAGGTGCCGGCGCGGCCGGGTGCCTGCAGAACACCGGCGAAGGTGGTTTGACGAACTACCACCGCAACGGCGGAGAGTTGATCTTCCAGATCGGCACCGGCTACTTCGGGTGCCGCGACGAGGACGGCCACTTCGACCTCGCACGGCTGAAGCGGGTCGTCGAATCGGCACCCATCCGTGCTCTGGAGATCAAACTCAGCCAGGGCGCCAAGCCCGGACTGGGCGGACTACTCCCCGGAGCCAAGGTCACGCCGGAGATCGCCGAGGTCCGCGGAATCCCCGTCGGCAAGGATTGTGTGAGCCCGTCCCGGCACACGGAGTTCCACGACATCGACAGTCTGCTCGACTGGGTCGAACTGCTCGCCGCCGAGACGGGCCTTCCCGTCGGGATCAAGTCCGCCGTCGGCGACACGACCTTCTGGGACGAACTCACTCGGCGGATGAGCGAGACCGATCGCGGCGTCGACTTCGTCACCATCGACGGCGGCGAAGGCGGAACCGGCGCAGCACCATTGGTGTTCGCCGACGCGGTCTCCCTACCGTTCCGCAGCGGCTTCGCGCGGGTCTACGCGACGTTCGCCGAAGCCGGTCTGACCGACGACGTCACCTTCATCGGCGCCGGCAAACTCGGTCTACCCGACAACGCGGTGGTCGCGATGGCACTCGGCTGCGACATGGTCAACGTCGCACGCGAACCGATGTTCTCGATCGGATGCATCCAGGCACAGAAATGCCACACCGACCGCTGCCCCACCGGCGTCGCCACACAGAACCGCTGGCTCACCCGAGGACTCGACGTCCCGTCCAAGGCCGACCGCGTCGCCGACTACATCGGAGCCCTACGGCGCGATGTGTTCAAGATCGCGCAAGCGACCGGGGTCGTGCATCCGGGCCTGATCACCGTCGACGACATCGAGATCGCCGACGGCAACCGGCACGCGGTCACCCTACGCGAGATGTACGGCTATCGAGACGGATGGGGACTGCCGTCGCAGGCGGACCGGGAGGAGATCACGCGGCTGATGACCGCGGAAGCGGTGACGACGCCGGGTGGGACGGAGGCGTCGACGGCGACATCGTAA
- a CDS encoding pyridoxal phosphate-dependent aminotransferase, which produces MRVAHRVAALASSSTVELADRIRTMRASGTDIIDLTGGEPDFDTPAAVVDEAVRALRDGFTHYTSSSGVPELRAAIADKLRTDNGVIVDPEFGICVTPSAKHALFAAIMTVLDPGDELMIMTPGWVSYESMVSLAGGSIAKVPLEARDGAFRVTQGALEAAVNSRTRAILVNTPNNPTGNVLTVREVETIAEFAERHDLFIISDEIYEKVIYSGYRHRSLAAHPKAGARTFTVNGFSKGYAMTGWRLGYVAGPSFAIQQLLKVHQHTVSCASSFVQRGGLAALTETEEAVTDMTREYERRRNLVVHGLNRIPGIRCALPEGAFYAFPSVEELGVGTGVDTASWLLEEAQVAVTPGEVFGPGGEGRVRLSFAASYDVLAEALRRIETVCRYRPAAGYVTPSTITTSLTTGEYTV; this is translated from the coding sequence ATGCGTGTTGCGCACAGGGTTGCTGCACTGGCGTCGTCATCGACCGTCGAGTTGGCAGACAGGATCCGCACTATGCGTGCGTCCGGCACCGACATCATCGATCTCACTGGGGGAGAGCCGGATTTCGACACTCCCGCGGCGGTGGTCGATGAAGCTGTCCGAGCTCTGCGCGACGGATTCACCCACTACACGTCGAGCAGCGGTGTACCCGAACTCAGGGCCGCGATCGCCGACAAACTGCGCACCGACAACGGGGTGATCGTCGATCCCGAGTTCGGAATCTGTGTGACCCCCTCCGCGAAACACGCTCTGTTCGCTGCGATCATGACCGTTCTCGATCCTGGAGACGAACTGATGATCATGACACCGGGGTGGGTGAGCTACGAGTCCATGGTGTCCTTGGCCGGCGGCTCGATTGCGAAGGTCCCGTTGGAAGCGCGCGACGGTGCCTTCCGCGTGACCCAGGGAGCGCTGGAGGCGGCGGTCAACTCCCGAACTCGGGCAATCCTGGTGAACACGCCGAACAACCCGACCGGGAACGTGTTGACTGTCCGAGAAGTCGAGACGATCGCCGAATTCGCCGAAAGACACGACCTCTTCATCATCTCCGACGAGATCTACGAGAAAGTCATCTACTCCGGCTACCGTCACCGCAGTCTCGCAGCGCATCCGAAGGCGGGAGCCCGCACATTCACTGTGAACGGATTCTCCAAGGGGTACGCCATGACCGGGTGGAGACTCGGGTATGTCGCCGGACCCTCTTTCGCCATACAGCAACTGCTGAAAGTTCACCAACACACCGTGTCGTGTGCAAGTTCCTTCGTTCAGCGTGGAGGGCTGGCTGCCCTTACCGAAACAGAAGAAGCCGTCACTGACATGACTCGTGAATACGAACGGCGCCGCAACCTTGTAGTGCACGGTCTCAACAGGATTCCCGGAATTCGATGCGCCCTGCCGGAAGGGGCATTCTACGCATTTCCTTCCGTCGAAGAGCTCGGCGTGGGAACCGGTGTCGACACGGCTTCCTGGCTGCTGGAGGAGGCTCAGGTCGCTGTAACGCCGGGGGAGGTCTTCGGTCCGGGAGGTGAGGGCCGCGTTCGATTGTCCTTCGCGGCCTCCTACGATGTTCTGGCCGAAGCGCTGCGCCGAATCGAGACCGTGTGCCGCTACCGGCCGGCAGCGGGGTACGTCACCCCATCAACGATCACCACTTCCCTCACGACCGGCGAGTACACGGTTTGA
- a CDS encoding FAD-dependent oxidoreductase — MRNRLIDDAATHPWQEVFDVVVVGSGAAGLVAATMAADGGASVLLLEKSARLGGTTALSGGAAWIPANGHVGELGGTDSRADALAYIKALAGDDVPDPELIDVFVDTAPQMLDYLEQHTPLKMAAIPGFPDYYLHLEEIPGRTSGGRAVEALPFPVRDELPDHADALPVRSTLNILGERTTHAEERTRQDPDELAAEIARRTAADVRVKGVALVARLLRGLLDRGVVVRASSPVDGLIIAGDDVVGVRSCGVDLGARQAVVLASGGFEWDSESVRGFIGYDVVPVSASTNTGDGLKMVLEAGASVANMRSYFGTVVAYDPALTEAGEPVAQAGLPIRTHAASLIVDTRGERFVNEHTRYNDFPKVFGNHDTRGPGLPNLGASWLIFDSTARSRIAVLSAAPGGPDPDWLHPSSDLDALAQRIGVDATALTATVAEYNDFAKHGMDPTFGRRALAPVDTAPYYALRLHPGTLTTTGGPRISSCGEVLRHEGVPIPGLFAAGTVAAGVFGHLYPSGGSPIAVAMTFGFLAGRSAAAASRRWGA, encoded by the coding sequence GTGCGCAACCGACTGATCGACGATGCCGCGACCCATCCGTGGCAGGAGGTGTTCGACGTCGTCGTCGTAGGAAGTGGTGCGGCGGGTCTGGTCGCGGCCACCATGGCCGCCGACGGAGGCGCCTCCGTGCTGCTGCTCGAGAAGAGTGCCCGTTTGGGGGGAACCACCGCGCTGTCGGGAGGAGCGGCGTGGATCCCGGCCAACGGTCACGTCGGCGAATTGGGCGGTACCGACTCCCGGGCCGATGCCCTCGCCTACATCAAGGCCCTGGCCGGTGACGACGTGCCGGACCCGGAACTGATCGACGTCTTCGTCGATACGGCACCGCAGATGCTGGACTATCTGGAGCAGCACACGCCACTGAAGATGGCGGCGATCCCGGGCTTTCCCGACTACTACCTGCACCTCGAGGAGATACCGGGACGAACGTCGGGTGGCCGCGCGGTCGAGGCACTGCCGTTTCCCGTTCGGGACGAGCTGCCCGACCATGCCGATGCTCTACCGGTGCGGTCCACCCTGAACATCCTGGGGGAGAGAACGACTCACGCCGAGGAACGCACTCGGCAGGACCCCGACGAACTGGCCGCGGAGATCGCGCGGCGCACGGCCGCCGACGTGCGCGTCAAGGGCGTCGCACTGGTGGCACGACTGCTGCGGGGACTTCTGGATCGCGGGGTGGTCGTCCGCGCCTCCAGCCCTGTCGACGGATTGATCATCGCGGGGGACGACGTGGTCGGCGTGCGATCCTGCGGCGTCGACCTCGGTGCGCGGCAGGCTGTCGTCCTGGCCAGCGGCGGTTTCGAGTGGGATTCCGAATCGGTGCGCGGCTTCATCGGATACGACGTCGTGCCCGTCAGTGCATCCACCAACACCGGCGACGGACTGAAAATGGTGCTCGAGGCCGGCGCGTCGGTGGCGAACATGCGGTCGTATTTCGGCACGGTCGTCGCATACGACCCGGCGCTGACCGAGGCGGGCGAACCGGTTGCCCAGGCGGGCCTGCCGATCCGCACCCATGCGGCCTCGCTGATCGTCGATACTCGCGGTGAGCGGTTCGTGAACGAACACACCCGCTACAACGACTTTCCGAAGGTCTTCGGCAATCACGACACGCGAGGGCCCGGGCTCCCCAATCTCGGTGCCTCGTGGCTGATCTTCGATTCCACTGCCCGTTCCCGGATCGCGGTGCTGTCCGCGGCCCCCGGTGGGCCCGACCCGGACTGGCTGCACCCTTCGAGCGATCTCGACGCACTCGCGCAGCGGATCGGCGTCGACGCCACAGCCTTGACGGCAACGGTCGCGGAGTACAACGACTTCGCGAAGCACGGGATGGACCCGACGTTCGGCCGGCGCGCCCTGGCCCCGGTCGATACGGCGCCCTACTACGCGCTCCGCCTTCATCCAGGAACACTCACCACCACCGGTGGTCCTCGAATCAGCTCGTGTGGCGAAGTACTTCGACACGAGGGTGTCCCGATTCCGGGACTGTTCGCTGCAGGAACCGTGGCAGCCGGTGTCTTCGGACACCTCTACCCGTCCGGTGGTTCTCCGATCGCTGTAGCAATGACCTTCGGATTTCTTGCCGGCCGAAGTGCCGCGGCAGCATCGAGACGTTGGGGTGCCTGA
- a CDS encoding FAD-dependent oxidoreductase — protein MNDFAALKASEITEWDRQVDVIVVGCGAAGVSAAIEARVSGAEVLALEAAGEPGGTSAMSGGLIYLGGGTALQQACGFEDSPEEMARFLMAACGPHADEEKVRIYCEGSVAHYDWLVDCGVPFKPSFWSAPTAEPWNDDGLMFSGGEDAAPFAGLAKPAPRGHCPAAPSASRHGSAGGFLLMEVLARRATELGVEQSNNTRVRRLVVDDDGAVVGVLARRFGKDLLLAARRGVVLTAGGFIYDERLLADHAPALVGTDKLGVEDNDGSVLRAAMAVGAATVRMDAGEAAFSVPPALVKPGVLVNASGQRFINEDAYLGRVGQHGLFRQDGRVWLILDEEIFDAAEEFRGPVQPGFVAETIEELAEETGLPAGALADTVAAYNRAAETGHDERFGKSPRWLAPLRSPFAAIDASGRFRTFTLGGLKTTPDGTVLDHDGAPVPGLYAAGRITSGIPATGYVSGASLGDCTFFGRRAGASAALAQPRISAKETVSCATD, from the coding sequence GTGAACGACTTCGCAGCTCTGAAGGCATCCGAGATCACCGAGTGGGACCGGCAGGTCGACGTCATCGTCGTCGGATGCGGTGCCGCCGGTGTCTCGGCTGCGATCGAGGCCCGCGTCTCGGGGGCCGAGGTTCTCGCCCTGGAAGCCGCCGGTGAACCCGGCGGCACCTCGGCGATGTCCGGCGGCCTGATCTATCTCGGCGGTGGCACAGCCCTGCAACAGGCCTGCGGATTCGAGGACTCGCCCGAGGAGATGGCCCGTTTCCTCATGGCGGCCTGCGGGCCGCACGCCGACGAGGAGAAGGTGCGGATCTACTGCGAAGGCAGTGTGGCGCACTACGACTGGCTCGTCGACTGCGGTGTGCCGTTCAAGCCGTCCTTCTGGTCGGCTCCCACTGCCGAACCGTGGAACGACGACGGCCTGATGTTCTCCGGAGGCGAGGACGCCGCGCCCTTCGCCGGCCTCGCGAAACCGGCACCTCGCGGTCACTGCCCTGCTGCGCCGTCGGCGTCGCGGCACGGCAGCGCCGGAGGCTTCCTGTTGATGGAGGTGCTCGCGCGTCGCGCCACCGAACTCGGTGTCGAGCAGAGCAACAACACCCGGGTGCGACGGCTCGTCGTCGACGACGACGGAGCGGTGGTGGGGGTCCTCGCCCGCCGGTTCGGTAAGGACCTGTTGCTGGCGGCCCGTCGCGGGGTCGTTCTCACCGCCGGTGGGTTCATCTACGACGAACGGTTGCTCGCCGATCACGCGCCCGCGCTGGTCGGCACCGACAAGCTGGGCGTGGAGGACAACGACGGATCGGTTCTCCGCGCGGCCATGGCAGTGGGCGCGGCGACGGTGCGCATGGACGCCGGTGAAGCCGCGTTCTCGGTACCGCCGGCTCTGGTCAAACCGGGCGTACTCGTCAACGCTTCGGGGCAGCGCTTCATCAACGAGGACGCCTATCTCGGCCGCGTCGGACAGCACGGACTGTTCCGTCAGGACGGACGGGTGTGGTTGATCCTCGACGAGGAGATCTTCGACGCCGCAGAGGAATTCCGCGGTCCTGTCCAACCCGGATTCGTCGCCGAAACCATCGAGGAACTCGCCGAGGAAACAGGTCTGCCGGCCGGCGCCCTCGCCGACACCGTGGCCGCCTACAACCGCGCCGCCGAAACCGGGCACGACGAACGCTTCGGAAAGTCGCCGCGTTGGCTCGCGCCCCTGCGATCACCGTTCGCGGCGATCGACGCGAGCGGACGATTCCGCACCTTCACGCTCGGCGGATTGAAGACCACCCCGGACGGGACGGTGCTCGACCACGACGGTGCGCCCGTGCCCGGGCTCTACGCGGCCGGTCGCATCACGTCGGGTATCCCGGCCACCGGATATGTCAGTGGTGCATCGCTGGGCGACTGCACCTTCTTCGGACGACGCGCCGGGGCATCCGCCGCCCTTGCGCAACCACGGATTTCGGCGAAGGAGACCGTCTCGTGCGCAACCGACTGA
- a CDS encoding alpha/beta fold hydrolase, whose amino-acid sequence MLDTVDITREGTRRTFDGPTPLSYHIAGEGEAFVMLHGSGPGVSGWGNFGANLPLFSQHFRTIIPDQPGFGASPRPEMDRPYHRISSDAIAALLDELGIEKAHVLGNSMGGSVAARFALDHPDRLGKLVLMGPGGVGAAILSPSPPEGLGRLVEFAQDPTREKLVAWMKTMVSDKAFITEELIEERWRNATEPGAIEWLRLFFSHVGGKSKRPTEEIPLWAQVPKIAAPTLITWGRDDRVTPLEMAWLPLRQMREVELHVFSGCGHWAMTEKREQFERVVMEFLTRPVATSVA is encoded by the coding sequence ATGCTGGACACGGTAGACATCACCCGCGAGGGAACCCGGCGCACCTTCGACGGCCCCACCCCGCTGAGCTACCACATCGCCGGCGAGGGTGAAGCCTTCGTCATGCTGCACGGCTCGGGCCCCGGTGTCTCGGGGTGGGGCAACTTCGGTGCGAACCTGCCCTTGTTCTCGCAACACTTCCGGACGATCATTCCCGACCAGCCCGGCTTCGGCGCGAGCCCTCGTCCCGAGATGGACCGCCCCTACCATCGGATTTCGTCGGATGCTATCGCGGCCCTGCTCGACGAACTGGGAATCGAGAAGGCGCACGTCCTCGGTAACTCGATGGGCGGCAGCGTCGCAGCGCGTTTCGCTCTCGACCATCCCGACCGTCTCGGCAAGCTCGTTCTGATGGGCCCGGGCGGCGTCGGCGCGGCGATCCTGTCGCCGTCCCCGCCGGAGGGGCTCGGCCGCCTCGTCGAATTCGCCCAGGACCCCACCCGCGAGAAGTTGGTGGCGTGGATGAAGACGATGGTCAGCGACAAGGCGTTCATCACCGAGGAACTGATCGAGGAACGCTGGCGCAACGCCACCGAACCCGGCGCCATCGAATGGCTGCGCCTGTTCTTCTCGCACGTCGGCGGCAAGAGCAAGCGCCCCACCGAAGAGATCCCGTTGTGGGCGCAGGTGCCGAAGATCGCTGCGCCGACGCTGATCACCTGGGGTCGCGACGACCGCGTGACCCCGCTCGAGATGGCGTGGCTTCCGTTGCGTCAGATGCGCGAAGTGGAACTGCACGTCTTCTCGGGCTGCGGTCACTGGGCGATGACGGAGAAGCGCGAGCAGTTCGAGCGCGTGGTCATGGAGTTCCTGACCCGCCCAGTCGCCACGTCCGTGGCGTGA
- a CDS encoding CocE/NonD family hydrolase, whose product MGTHTAELIVQRNVEVPMRDGTILRADLYRPAGEGPFPTLLQRTPYSKDFNPGLWVVLDPIKAASAGFAVVVQDVRGRGRSDGDFYPFTAEAQDGEDAVAWVRAQPWCNGAIGMYGSSYMAAAAWQAAKRSPEGLMALAPFQASSDYFEGRSYRGGAFELGALLGVSLNALGGGIAHRMIKRGELRPSAAREAREAVNDLAPWARTAPIEKLRETVLGDIAPFFFDWAAADDPTSEVWTSLSVESSYPNVSVPVLHLSSWYDQAHVGTLRNFEGMTSRAPESVRDQQFLLMGPWAHRVPRGSTLGQLKIGDLYFGTSAMFDMDNLQIGFFRSALAGEPATWPYPERVRLFMMGENAWRNYSQWPPAEAQTRRLHLVGNGTAARQDGTLSWDAPEREVADSWQHDPTDPVPTSGGAHMTPEAVCPAGPIEQTEVQQRDDVLVFTGPELTEDLDVIGWVDAELWVDGSAVDADYSITVSDVHPDGRSYNVCDGYLHVRAGAATAEAPIRISLGATAQRFRAGHRIRVHIAGSSSPRHPIVGGIDGAVRTQTVRCGGVAASAVLLPIVDAAPTAS is encoded by the coding sequence ATGGGAACGCACACTGCGGAATTGATCGTTCAGCGGAACGTCGAAGTGCCGATGCGAGACGGCACGATCCTGCGAGCCGATCTCTATCGACCCGCCGGCGAAGGACCCTTCCCGACGCTGCTGCAGCGCACGCCGTACAGCAAGGACTTCAACCCCGGCCTGTGGGTCGTGCTCGACCCGATCAAAGCCGCTTCCGCCGGTTTCGCAGTCGTGGTGCAGGACGTCCGGGGACGCGGGCGCTCCGACGGCGACTTCTACCCCTTCACCGCCGAAGCCCAGGACGGTGAAGACGCGGTGGCGTGGGTGCGAGCGCAACCCTGGTGCAACGGTGCCATCGGCATGTACGGCAGTTCGTACATGGCCGCGGCCGCCTGGCAGGCTGCCAAGCGATCCCCCGAAGGACTGATGGCACTGGCACCCTTCCAGGCCAGCAGCGACTACTTCGAGGGACGCAGCTACCGCGGCGGCGCCTTCGAACTCGGCGCGCTGCTGGGTGTTTCGCTCAACGCGCTGGGCGGAGGAATCGCTCACCGGATGATCAAGCGTGGCGAGCTGCGCCCGTCCGCAGCGCGGGAGGCCCGCGAAGCGGTCAACGACCTGGCACCCTGGGCCCGGACCGCACCGATCGAGAAGTTGCGCGAGACGGTCCTGGGAGACATCGCGCCGTTCTTCTTCGACTGGGCCGCCGCCGACGATCCCACCTCCGAGGTCTGGACCTCGCTCTCGGTGGAATCGTCGTACCCGAACGTCTCCGTACCGGTCCTTCACCTGAGCTCCTGGTACGACCAGGCGCACGTGGGGACGCTCCGCAACTTCGAGGGAATGACGAGCCGAGCCCCCGAATCCGTACGCGACCAGCAGTTCCTGCTGATGGGCCCGTGGGCGCACCGCGTTCCCCGAGGAAGCACGCTCGGCCAGTTGAAAATCGGCGATCTCTACTTCGGGACGAGCGCGATGTTCGACATGGACAACCTCCAGATCGGATTCTTCCGCAGCGCTCTGGCAGGCGAACCCGCGACATGGCCGTACCCCGAGCGGGTCCGGTTGTTCATGATGGGTGAGAACGCTTGGCGCAACTACTCGCAGTGGCCCCCGGCAGAGGCGCAGACGCGTCGCCTGCATCTCGTCGGCAACGGTACCGCCGCCCGACAGGACGGGACGCTGTCGTGGGATGCACCCGAGCGGGAAGTCGCCGACAGCTGGCAGCACGATCCCACCGACCCCGTGCCCACCTCCGGTGGCGCCCACATGACCCCGGAGGCGGTCTGCCCGGCCGGACCGATCGAACAGACCGAGGTGCAGCAGAGGGACGACGTGCTCGTATTCACCGGCCCCGAACTGACCGAGGACCTCGACGTCATCGGCTGGGTCGACGCCGAACTGTGGGTGGACGGCAGCGCGGTCGATGCCGACTACTCGATCACCGTCAGCGACGTCCACCCGGACGGTCGCAGTTACAACGTCTGCGACGGCTACCTGCACGTTCGGGCAGGTGCAGCCACGGCAGAGGCTCCGATACGGATCAGCCTCGGCGCGACCGCCCAGCGGTTCCGGGCCGGGCACCGCATCCGGGTGCACATCGCCGGTAGCTCCTCGCCACGTCACCCCATCGTCGGGGGGATCGACGGCGCCGTGCGCACCCAGACCGTTCGTTGCGGGGGAGTTGCGGCCTCGGCGGTGCTGCTTCCCATCGTCGACGCAGCCCCTACTGCTTCCTGA
- a CDS encoding SDR family NAD(P)-dependent oxidoreductase: MTTTSSPVQTDPLFDVRDKAVLITGGSRGLGLQMAHAFAARGANVIVASRKIEACEETAAELRNTYGVDAGAYACNVSDWSQCDDLMDAVHERYGQLDVLVNNAGLSPLYPSLDKVEAALFDKVIGVNLRGPFRLSVLAGTRMAEGRGGSIINITSTQSIKPRPHALPYAAAKAGLNAITEGLAHAFGPEVRVNAILCGPFLTEVSEAWDMEEFEERAQRTMALQRGGRPEEIIGAALYYASDASSFATGAVMRLDGGYV, from the coding sequence GTGACCACGACCTCCTCACCCGTACAGACCGACCCGTTGTTCGACGTTCGCGACAAGGCGGTGCTGATCACCGGGGGCAGCCGCGGCCTGGGCCTGCAGATGGCACACGCCTTCGCGGCACGGGGCGCGAACGTGATCGTGGCCAGCCGCAAGATCGAGGCCTGTGAGGAAACCGCGGCGGAACTGCGCAACACCTACGGCGTCGACGCCGGTGCCTATGCCTGCAACGTGAGCGACTGGTCGCAATGCGACGACCTGATGGACGCGGTGCACGAGCGGTACGGCCAACTCGATGTGCTGGTCAACAATGCCGGGCTCTCGCCGTTGTATCCGAGCCTCGACAAGGTCGAGGCGGCGCTGTTCGACAAGGTGATCGGCGTCAACCTGCGAGGCCCGTTCCGGCTCTCGGTGCTGGCCGGGACCAGGATGGCCGAAGGCCGCGGTGGTTCGATCATCAACATCACCTCCACCCAGTCGATCAAGCCGCGTCCGCACGCTCTTCCGTATGCGGCTGCGAAGGCAGGACTGAACGCGATCACCGAAGGCCTCGCCCATGCCTTCGGCCCGGAGGTTCGGGTCAACGCGATCCTGTGCGGCCCGTTCCTGACCGAGGTATCCGAGGCATGGGACATGGAGGAATTCGAAGAACGCGCACAGCGGACCATGGCACTGCAACGCGGCGGCCGGCCGGAGGAGATCATCGGCGCAGCACTGTATTACGCCAGCGACGCATCGAGCTTCGCCACGGGAGCAGTGATGCGTCTCGACGGCGGCTACGTCTGA
- a CDS encoding phosphotransferase family protein, whose protein sequence is MNRTGLPSPDTAGFSSEDQDPRLADWDRLADWLRERGIGPDEDSRVEVLAGGTQNILIRYSHAGRDLVLRRPPLHLRKSSNSVLLREIEILRALNGTDVPHAGLVAACTDDNVTGWVFYVMDMVDGFNPAVVVPPRFADSRDLRRDLAFHAMDVLATMGNLDHRSVGLEEFGKPEGFLERQVPRWLRELESFSALDGYEGVELPGLDRIVTWLGENRPAFFRPGIMHGDYHLANLIFSEDDARVLAVVDWEMATIGDPLLDLGRFLATWPSAEEPIGTAGPIYRTEGLPLADELVDRYRATSTLDVSAVDWYIVLACFKIGVILEGTHARSCAGLADPAVGARLHRMSQALFRRAERIVS, encoded by the coding sequence ATGAACCGGACCGGACTGCCGTCGCCCGACACCGCGGGATTCTCGAGTGAAGACCAGGATCCGCGTCTGGCCGACTGGGATCGGCTCGCCGACTGGCTCCGCGAGCGTGGTATCGGGCCGGACGAGGACAGTCGCGTCGAAGTACTCGCCGGCGGCACCCAGAACATCCTCATCCGTTACTCCCATGCGGGTCGCGACCTCGTCCTTCGTCGCCCACCGCTGCATCTGCGCAAGAGCAGCAATTCGGTGCTGCTGCGAGAGATCGAGATCCTCCGGGCGCTGAACGGCACCGACGTTCCCCATGCCGGCCTGGTCGCCGCATGTACCGACGACAATGTCACCGGATGGGTCTTCTACGTCATGGACATGGTCGACGGGTTCAATCCGGCCGTCGTCGTTCCTCCACGTTTCGCCGATTCCCGTGATCTCAGGCGCGATCTCGCCTTCCATGCGATGGACGTGCTCGCGACGATGGGCAATCTGGACCACCGGAGTGTGGGCCTCGAAGAGTTCGGTAAACCGGAAGGATTTCTGGAACGCCAGGTGCCTCGATGGTTGCGGGAACTCGAGTCGTTCAGCGCACTGGACGGTTACGAGGGTGTCGAACTCCCGGGACTCGACCGCATCGTGACCTGGCTCGGGGAGAACCGGCCCGCATTCTTCCGACCCGGCATCATGCACGGGGACTACCACCTCGCCAATCTCATCTTCTCCGAGGACGATGCACGTGTCCTGGCCGTGGTGGACTGGGAGATGGCAACCATCGGCGATCCACTACTCGACCTGGGCCGATTCCTCGCGACCTGGCCGTCGGCCGAGGAACCCATCGGGACCGCCGGCCCCATCTACCGGACCGAAGGTCTGCCCCTGGCCGACGAACTCGTGGACAGGTACCGGGCCACCAGCACTCTCGACGTGAGCGCGGTGGACTGGTACATCGTGCTCGCCTGCTTCAAGATCGGCGTCATCCTCGAAGGAACCCACGCTCGTTCGTGCGCGGGACTGGCCGACCCGGCCGTCGGCGCCCGACTCCACCGGATGAGCCAAGCCCTGTTCCGCCGCGCAGAAAGAATCGTCTCGTGA